The Nostoc cf. commune SO-36 genomic sequence CAGGGTCTGCTCCTTTGCGAACGATCGCTGTAATGGTAATTTTGATGAAGGCAGGATTAGGGTTAGACCGGGAAAAACTGGTACAACAAGGAACAGTAGCACTCCGGTTGGGGTTTTTGCCTGCGGCTTGCGAAGCTTTAGTTATTGCTTTAGCTGCTATATGGATCTTAAAGTTCGACTTTCCTACAGGGCTACTGCTGGGTTGTATCATTGGAGCTGAATCACCTGCGGTGATTGTACCAGGGATGCTGCGATTGAAAAGTCTGGGTTGGGGAGTGACTAAAGGAATTCCCGATGCCATTCTCACCGGCAGCGCCCTATCAGATGTGTTACTACTACTAGTGTTTAGTTTGTTACTGAACTTTTTGACACAAGGCGCAACTTCTTCTGTGACATTGCCTTTTGGCATCACCCTGAGCGCAGTTCAACTCCTACCTATTCAAATTATTTGCCAAATTGTTTTGGGAGTCGTCCTGGGTTTAGTGACAGCACGGCTTTTAGTGTTGTTGCTAGCGAAGCAGAACTGGACTCAAAATGCGGTGCAGGATAGCCTAATTGCAGCGAGTTTAGGGTTGTTGCTGGTAGTGGTGGCAGAAAAATTCCCCTTCTTCTCTGGCTATCTGGCAGTCATGGCGACAGGATTTTTCTTGATTGAGTTGGATGCTCCTCTAGCACGACGTTTGCGTTCTGGCTTCGATAGTCTGTGGGTTGTAGCAGAAATCATTTTGTTTGTGTTGCTAGGGGCAAGTATTCAACTACAAGTGTTAGAAAAAACTCTCGTTCCAGGATTGGTAATTTTGGCAATTGGGACGCTGATTGGCCGCGCTCTCGGATGGTATTTGTCTACATTGGGGAGTAACTGGAATCGTCGGGAGCGACTATTTTTGCTGCCAGGGAACTCTGCCAAAGCCACCGTTCAAGCGGCAATCGGGGCGATTCCACTGACACAGGGGATTCAGGGTGGAGAGACAACTTTAGCGATCGCAGCTTTATCTATCCTGGTGACTGCACCTTTGGGAGCTTGGGCAATTCCCACCTTTGCACCAAAATTGCTGGAGCGGGGCGAGGTTGATCCCACAAAGGTAGCGATCGCCCGTCGGATTGTCATACTAGCTGCCGTTGACACCTCCCCTCTAGCTAGTCAGGTATTGATTAAAACTGCCGAGCTTGCCCGTCGTAGTGATGTCGAAGTAATTGTATTGCATATCATTTGCACCAATGATCCTCAAGGAGTAGAGCATCTGCAAGAAAAATCTCAACGACTCTTAGCAGACATCCGTCATAAGTTTATTGCGATTACAGGCTCAATTCCAGAGGAAATTATCCGTGTTGCTCAGGACTATGGAGTTGCTGAGATTGTCATTGGCAAGCGAGGACATCAGCCTTGGGATGAAGTTCTTGTGGGTTCTGTCTCACAGGCAGTATTGGAATCCAGCCCAATTCCTGTCATTTTAGTTGAGGATGATCGTCTTGCTAATAAATAAGGTTCCATAGGGAAATGTTGTCCCGAACCATCGCCCAAAAAATAAAGTTAGGTAGTAACGACTTAGCGCACCTGGAACTGCTCCCAAGCTAATTGCAAGAGGAACATAAATTGAACAGTTCATAGAGGTCAATAATTCCATAATATTTTTCAGATAAGCTGAAGTATGGCTTAGGATGCCAAAGAACATTTTACAAGTCCCAGAAAACACCTACTTAGCAAGTAGGCGCGATTAAACCAAACTATGTATAGTTTTGTAAAGTAAAAGGGTTTTGGGTAAAAGGGAAAATCTTTACTTTTCTTAATATAGTTATGTTTATTTCCGCCGACTTACTTTCCACAACAGACAAAGATATCAAGACTTATGCATACTTTAGGAATGCTTGGTGTCTTGGCGGTAGCCTTCCCTTCTCCTCGATAAGTATCAAATCAGATCAATGGCAAATATTCGTATGTCTTTTGATGTATTATTCTGATTTTTACACCTATCCCATCCGGGGGGATGTGATAATAATTTACTATTAGGGGAAATGTTCAAGCTATCCCCTAAGTTTAAATTCTCTGCACTCTGGTTATATTGAGGAAGTTATTGTGGTTGCAACGCCGGAAAAAGTCCACGCTACCCACGAGCCATTATCAGGTAAAGACCGTGTAGCCGTATTGCTCATGGGCTACGGCGAAGTCGAAAGCTACGAAGATTTCGCCAACTATAACGAACAGGCTTTAAATCTACTGACAGCAAAATTCGCTCCAGTACCAACCTGGATTTATCCTCCCCTGGCAAAGCTTTTGGCGCTATTTGACCGCCACGAGTGGGGACACACACACCACGATTTTATCTCTCCACACAATGCCATCTTTGAACAGCAACGGGCTGGGATTGAGAAGAATTTACAAGAAAAATGGGGTGATAAGGTTCAAGTTTTCAAGGCTTTCAACTTCTGTGCCCCTTTTCTACCCAATCAAGTTTTAGCAGAAGTCAAAAACCAAGGCTTCGAGAAGCTACTAATCTACCCACTGCTGGTTGTTGATTCTATTTTTACCAGTGGGATTGCGATCGAGCAAGTTAACAATGCTCTCGTTGAATTGGCTGATGGTGAAGAACACTGGGTTAAAGCACAGCGCTACATTCCTTCTTTCTTCAACGAACCAGCTTACATCGATTTGATGGCTCATCTGGTTGAAGAGAAAATTGCTGAGTTAGCAGGCGCTTATCTCCCTTCTCAAATCGGTATTGTGTTAATGAACCACGGCTGTCCCCATAAAGCTAAAGGCTTTACTTCTGGGATTGCCGAAAGTGAAGCAATGTACGATTTAGTTCGGGATAAGTTGATTAATCGTTATCCGTTAATCTCGGTGGGTTGGCTCAACCATGACACGCCTTTAATTGATTGGACACAGCCAAATGCAGAGCAAGCGGCAAATAACCTGATTCAACTGGGTGCAAAAGTGGTAATTTTTATGCCAATTGGCTTTGCCACAGAAAACCACGAAACTTTATTGGATGTACACCATATCATCCATGCTTTGGAGAAACAGCATCCTGGTACGAACTACGTGCAAATGGCTTGCGTTAACGATCATCCAGAATTTATGGCAATGGCGGCCCAATGGGCTGATGCTCATATTGCAGAGTTGTTGTCAGAGGAAACTTTGGCAGTTAATCCCCAAATCGCTGGGCATCATCATCACCACCACCATCATTAAGTTTAGTAGGGTAGGCAAAGCTTTGCTCGCCCTACACCTACACACATTTATACTGTAATAACTTGAGACTCCCACGCTTTAAAACGTGGGATTTTTAATGTGTACCCTTCGTACTGACATATAATAATTATTTTTTTAATCTATTTTAAGTAAAATTCCGATTAAACCCAGTATTATCACTCAGGATATTTGGATTTGGTAAAGTTATTGTGTAACTAATGATATCAGCAGTGAATTTACACACTGCACCTGCAACACATCAAGTATCTGATACATCACCAATTGGGCAACCCTAGGTAAAGTAAACCCAAACACTAGAAAATGTCAACACAGTTGAGCAAGCTTCAGTTGACCGCATGGAGAAACTTCAGGCGTCACTATTAGCCGTAGTTAGTCTAGTTGATGTCTTGAAGAAATTGAATTGGGCATTGCGTTTAGTTGTCTCCCTCATATCCCAATCCCCATTACCCCTTATCTCCAGAGGGGGGCCAACTTCCTTCCTCAGTCAAAGCTTATGAACACCTTCGAGATTACCATCCAACGCAAATCAGGAGATAGCTGGCCAATTGTAGTAGAACACAGCCAACCAGGTGTCCTTCTACCGTTGCGATCGGAAGGTAATCTCTGTCTAACTGCTGAAGATTTCCAGCATTTAACCAGTCTTCTGGGACAGGTACGAGACTACGGGACATTATTGGGCAAAGCACTGTTACGAGATGAAGTGCGTGATGGATTTGTCAGGGCACTAAGTCACAATGAAGAAACAGTGCGGGTATTGCTATTTATTGAAGCCCCAGACAAACAACTCAGAACCTTACGCTGGGAAAGGCTATGCGCTCCCATTGATGGCGATTGGCAGATATTAGCTATCAATCAACGAGTGCCTTTTTCTTTCTACATTCCTGCAATTACTGACCGACTTTTTCCTCCCATTGGGCGGCGAGATTTGCGGGCGTTGGTATTGGTGGCGAGTCCCTCGGATTCCCAAAAGTATAAATTAGATACCTTTGATGTTGAAGCTACAGTCAAAAGTGTACGAGCAGCCTTGGGTAATATTCCCACTGATGTGCTAGCAACAGTTGATGATGCTATTGGTTTACCGACCCTAGATGAACTTTGCGCTCAACTAACTGACCGGACAAAGCAGTATACAATGTTGCACTTTGTCAGCCACGGTAGGGTGCTAGATGATGGCGAAACCCTCCTCTACTGGTCAAAAGCTGATAATACAGTCGAGGTGGTGACAGCAACAAGGTTACTGGAAAGAGTGCGCCCGTTACGCGGAGCTAGAGGGCTACCCCATTTTACTTTTCTTTGCACTTGTGAAAGCGCTAGTCCAGAAGCAGAAGCCGGATTAGGGGGCTTAGGACAGCGCTTGGTGCGGGATTTGGGGATGCCTGCGGTAGTGGCGATGACTGAGAAAGTTACTATCAAGACGGCTCAAGCGTTAACAGAGAAATTTTATTACCAACTCAGAGAATCGGGAGAGGTGGATTCAGCATTACATGAAGCTACAGCCTCTCTAGCAGAACGTGGTGACATTGCTGTGCCGGCACTGTTCAGCCGTTTAGGGGGAAGACCTTTATTCAGCGATCAGCTTGACCGAGAATTAACCAATGCCGAAATTCAATATGGTCTAGAGCGGCTTGTAAAGTTGCTACCAGAGCGATCGCCTATCCAAGAAAAAAGGTTTACAGAACTGGCACAGCAGCTGGGAAACACATTAGGGGCAGATGTTACAGCTTTGAGCAAACCAGCCCTCAAAGAACGCCAGCAAGCTTTAGAAGAGATTAACAACTTCTGTGAGGAAATACTTGACCTCAACTTCCATGCTTTGGCGTTGGATCAGCAACCACCTACTTATGATTCTCGTTGTCCCTTCCGGGGCTTGTATCCTTTCCGCGTGGAAAACCGCGAATTTTTCTTTGGGCGAGAACAACTGATTGTCCAAATGCAAGAAAAGCTGACTGAACACAACTTTTTGGCCGTATTAGGAGCTTCTGGTAGTGGTAAGTCATCGGTAGTTTTAGCGGGATTGATACCGACACTGCAACAGATGCAACCTGAGCTAGTTACAGCATACATGACACCAAGCAGTAACCCGATCGAGCAACTGCAAACTACTCTTTCCCCGCTACAAGGACAATCTTCAATATTAATAATTGATCAATTTGAGGAATTGTTTACACTTTGTGCCCATGAAGCGCAGAGATTGACTTTTATCGAAAAATTATTAAGCCTGATTCCATATCAAAAAGTCGTGATTACCATGCGGGCAGATTTTTGGGGCGAGTGTGCTACCTACCGCAATCTGAAAGATTTGATGGAAGCTAGACAAAAACTAATCGGCCCAATGGATGCGGTGGAATTGCGGAAATCGATGGAAATGCAAGCCGCCCAAGTAGGTTTACGCTTTGAACCAGGTTTGAGCAACTCGATTCTTGATGATGTGCAAGGTGAGCCGGGAGCAATGCCACTGCTGCAACACGCACTGTTGGAATTGTGGAAGCGGCGACATGGTAGATGGTTGCGGTCTATAGAGTATGAAGCGATCGGTGGTGTGAATAAGGCGATCGCTCAAACTGCTGATGATGTTTATAATACTTTGTCACCCTCAGAACAAGAGCAAGTTAAGAATATCTTTATCCGCTTAACCCGCTTGGATGAAAGCGCCCTCCAGGGCGAGAAAACGCCGGGATACAAGACGGCGAGTTTGGCTAGATGAACTAGTACCTGCTAATGGTGATTTGGCAAGTACCAAACAGTTAGTGCAGCGCTTGGCTGGTGAAGGGGCGCGATTGGTGGTTACGAGTACAGACGGGTCTACAAATCGTCAAGAGGTAGAAGTAGCACATGAAGCCTTGATCCGCTATTGGCCGCGATTGCTTAAGTGGTTAGACGAAAACCGCATCAACTTACAACTGCGCGAAACTATTCGTCAAGCAGCTTTGGATTGGGAAAAGCAGCGAAAAGACGAGAATTATTTGGTGCATCGCGGGGCAAGATTGGAAGATGCTCAGGTGTTGGCAAAAAACACTAGTTTTCTAAATCAGTCAGAATCTTACTATGTTACTGCTTGTAAAGAATTGCGCGATCGCCATAAAAACGAAAAAGAAGCGCGTCGCCGTCGAGAAATTAGAACCGCTTGGGGAGTAGCGGGTGGCGCAGTTGTAGCTTTTATTGTTAGTCTTGGCTTTTGGATTGAGGCTTTGTATGAAAAAGAAAAAGCGCAAAAAAGTCAAGTTGAAGCACTAAAAAGTCAAGCTGAAGCATTAAGCCGCTATTCTTTATCGCTCCTTGATGATAATCAAGATTTAGATGCACTTGTCAAAGCAATTAAGGCAGCAAATATCTTAAAACAAGAAAATGCATCCCAGCCCTTTGTTATGGAAGCGTTGCAGAAAGTAGTTTATGGAGTGAGAGAGTTAAACATCTTGACTGGACATCAGGAAAAGGTCAAGAGCGTCATTTTCAGCCCTAATGCTCAAACCCTGGCTTCTGCTAGTGATGACAACACAGTTAAACTTTGGAACGTCAAAGACGGCAAAAAACTGTATACCTTCCAAGGACATGAGAAAGCAGTCACAAGTGTCGTTTTCAGCCCTGATGGTCAAACCCTGGCTTCTGCTAGTGATGATAATACCGTTAAACTGTGGAACGTCAAAGACGGCAAAGAACTGCATACGTTCCAAGGACATAAGAAGGCAGTCACAAGTGTCGCCTTTAGCCCTGATGGTCAAACCCTCGCTTCTGCTAGTGACGACAACACAGTTAAACTTTGGAACGCCAAAAACGGCAAAAAACTGCATACCTTGATAGGGCATGAGAAAGCAGTCACAAGTGTTGTCTTCAGCCCTGATGGTCAAACCCTGGCTTCTGCTAGTGATGATAATACCGCCAGACTCTGGGATGTCCAAGATGGCAAAGAAATGCATACCTTCAAAGGAAATCAACGTAAGTTCAATATCGCCGTCTTCAGCCCTGATAGTAAAACTCTCGCTTTTGCTGATGACACAACTGTTAAAGTTTGGGATGTCAAAAATGGCAATGAACTGCATACTTTGATAGGGCATGAGAAAGCAGTCACAAGTGTCGTTTTCAGTCCTGATGGTCAAACCCTGGCTACTGCTAGCGATGACAATACCGCCAGACTCTGGAATGTCAAAGATGGCAAACAACGGGAAACCTTTACTAAACATCAAGATAATGTTAAGAGCGTTATTTTCAGCCCTGACGGTAAAACTCTCGTTTCTACTAGTGATGATAAAACCGTCAAGCTCTGGGATTTAAACGGTAAGGAACTGCTAACTTTTAAAGGGGGTGAGTTTGGGTTTAATAGCGTTGTCTTCAGCCACAACAGTCAAACCCTGGCTACAGCTAGTGATGATAAAACCGTCAAACTCTGGGATTTAAAGGGTAAGGAACTCCTAACTTTTAAAGCGCATGAGAAAAAGCTCATAAGTGTCGTCTTCAGCCCTGATGGTGAAACTCTGGCTACTGCTAGTGATGACAACACCGCCAAACTCTGGGATTTAAAGGGTAATGAACGGCAAACTTTTACAGGGCACAACGGAAGGGTAACAAGTATCGTCTTCAGCCCTGACGGTAAAACCCTCGCTACTGCTAGTAATGACAAAACCGCCAAACTTTGGGATTTAAACGGTAATAAACGGCAAACCTTTACAGGGCACAACGGAAGGGTAACAAGTATCGTCTTCAGCCCTGACGGTCAAACCCTGGCTACAGCTAGTGATGACAAAACCGCCAAACTCTGGGATTTAAAGGGTAATGAACGGCAAACTTTTACAGGGCACAACGGAAGGGTAACAAGTATCGTCTTTAGCCCTGACGGTCAAACCCTGGCTACTGCTAGTGATGACAAAACCGCCAAACTTTGGGATTTAAACGGTAATGAACTCCAGACCTTCACAGCGCATAAGAAAAAGCTCACAAGTGCCGTCTTTAGCCCTGATGGTAAAACCCTAGCTACTGCTAGCGATGACACAACCGCTAAACTCTGGGCTTTAAATGGCAATGAACTCTATACCTTCGAAGGACATCATAATGTGGTCATAGATGTAGTCTTTAGCCCCGATGGTAAAACTCTCGCTACTGCTAGTTATGACAGAACCATCAAACTTTGGGATGTCAAAGATCGCAAGGAAGGGCAAACTTTGACAGGACATAAGTCCAGTCTCGCAAGTGTCGTTTTCAGCCCCGATAGTAAAACTTTGGCATCTGCTAGTTATAACAATACGATTATTTTGTGGGATTTAGATCAGCTCGCTTTAGATCCGCTCCTGAATAGCGCCTGCAATTGGGCACGGAATTATCTCGCATATAATCACGATATATCAAAAGATGACAAGTATTTGTGCGATCGCATCGGCACTACTCAATAGCCTGTTGCAAAAGTCGGAAAACCGCCTGAAAATTCATTTTTTGTAAGTCCAAAAAATAGCCGTATAAATATTTAGCACAATGTCTAAGCTAGTGTGAAGGTTTGTAGTAAGGACTTTAGTGCTTAGAAAATAAGGACTACCTTACTACGAACTTGCCCACACTAAAACTAATTTACACCTCGTAGCTTGCGAGTGTTATCAACTAAACTCTGAGCAAATTGGTCAAATCTTTGAGAGAGTTTCTCATCTAGCAGCTTGCCTTCAGGACTGAACGCACCCCAAGCTTGTCCGATCGCAATTTGTTCTGGGATCGTCCAACAATGCACCCATCTGGTGATTAGCCGTAGGTCATTTAGGGCATTACTATTAGACTGGCCACCTAAAACGCTAATCAATCCTGTCACCTTATCAGACAATTGGTCAAAGCTCATCAAATCTAGAGCATTTTTTAGGACACCACTAACGCTACCATGATACTCAGGTGTAGCTAAAATTAATCCATCAGCCTGACTAACTGTATTGTGTAACCGCAGAACATCTGGGTACTCTGGATACTCTTTTGCACCAGTGCAAAACGGTAGCTGCAACTGCCGTAAATCAAGAATTTCTACCTCTGCACCGAGGGCTTCTACCCTTTGCACTGCTAACTCTAAAGCAAGCTGAGTATAAGAATTTGATCTTAAACTACCACCAATACCAATAATTCTCACCATAATTAACCTACAAACTATTAACTAGCTACCATCATCAGACTTCTTAAAAAGCGGAATCGTTATGACTATGTTTATATTAGCGATTTGTGTCAGAATGTGTCAAATTAATATCTATTGGGGACTGGGAACTGGGGATTGAAGAAGAATTCAGAAGTCAGAATTCAGGAGTCAGAATCAAGACGCGACTCGAAAATACTCGCTAACGCTCCGCTATCGCGGACTCGCTAACGCAACTCTTAGAGACGCTAAAAGCGAACGCTATCAGTCGCAGATTCAGACCCGCGACTGATTGAAGACCACTAAATTGAAAATTTAGTGGGGGTCTTAAACCCGATTATTCAGACGCGACGCTCGAATACTCGCTCTAAGCGAAGCATCCCGAAGGGTATACGCTACGCTATCCGCCAGTCATACAGAATTCATTCTGTTAGCGGTAGCGGGGCGTTTAGCCCATTCTGACTCCTGACTCCTGAATTCTGTTCGATAAAGTTCTTAACTCTGGCTATATCTTACCAATGCTTAGTCTTAAGTATTACGCCGTAAGTTTCCTACTGATTCGGAGTACCAAATTCGGTTGTGGGATATTAAGGTGGGTGATGAGGATTGGATAAGGGGTAGTTCAGCATCTGCATAAATCTAGATAATGACCCAGGTTGCTCAACTTCATGGAATAGCCGGAATAAATTTGGGAATGATTTTGTGTGGAAGTTAGACTAGATAAGAAAAGTGTAATTTCCAGTTATTACAATTTTTGATAGAAGAATAGGCATAAAACCGTAGCTCAACTTGTGCCAGCAGACAAAGGGTAATTATTATGACAAATTTGGGAAAAAAACCATTGATAAAAAGGCAGTCCTCAAAACGTGGTGCTTGGGTTAGTGCGTTGGCCAAGCCCGTTGTAGGCATCGCTGCTAGTTTGATTATGTTGCCAGGAATTTTCGTCAGTACTCCTGTCATGGCACAAAAAGCAGAAACCACCTCTCTAAATTACGGCGACTTGATCAAAAAAGCGAAGGCGGGAGAAATCCAAAAAGTAGAGCTTGACGAAACCGAACAGCTAGCAAGGGTTTATCTCAAGGGACAAAAAGATGATGCACCACCGCAACAGGTGAGACTTTTGGCCCAAAACACAGAGTTAATTAATATTCTGAAAGAGAAGAATGTTGATTTTGGTGAGGTTTCCTCTGCTAATAGTCGAGCGGCTGTTGGACTGTTGATCAATCTCATGTGGATTTTGCCACTGGTGGCTTTAATGCTATTGTTTCTCCGGCGCTCTACTAATGCTTCTAGCCAAGCGATGAATTTTGGCAAATCTAAAGCTCGCTTCCAAATGGAGGCCAAAACTGGAGTGAAATTTGAAGATGTCGCCGGGGTTGAAGAAGCTAAAGAAGACCTCGAAGAAGTTGTTACTTTCCTGAAACAGCCAGAAAGATTTACGGCTGTAGGCGCACGTATTCCCAAAGGAGTGTTGTTAATTGGCCCTCCGGGTACTGGTAAAACTTTACTAGCAAAAGCGATCGCAGGTGAAGCAGGTGTACCGTTCTTCAGTATTTCTGGTTCCGAATTCGTGGAAATGTTTGTTGGTGTCGGTGCATCTCGCGTGCGGGACATGTTCGAGCAGGCCAAGAAGAATGCCCCTTGTCTAATATTTATCGATGAAATCGACGCCGTTGGTCGCCATCGTGGTGCTGGCCTGGGTGGCGGTAACGACGAACGCGAACAGACGCTGAACCAGCTTCTCACCGAAATGGATGGTTTTGAAGGTAACACAGGCATTA encodes the following:
- a CDS encoding cation:proton antiporter, whose translation is MLESFILILLIGFFVGQIARRLKAPALVGMVLVGIILGPQVADLISPDVLAGSAPLRTIAVMVILMKAGLGLDREKLVQQGTVALRLGFLPAACEALVIALAAIWILKFDFPTGLLLGCIIGAESPAVIVPGMLRLKSLGWGVTKGIPDAILTGSALSDVLLLLVFSLLLNFLTQGATSSVTLPFGITLSAVQLLPIQIICQIVLGVVLGLVTARLLVLLLAKQNWTQNAVQDSLIAASLGLLLVVVAEKFPFFSGYLAVMATGFFLIELDAPLARRLRSGFDSLWVVAEIILFVLLGASIQLQVLEKTLVPGLVILAIGTLIGRALGWYLSTLGSNWNRRERLFLLPGNSAKATVQAAIGAIPLTQGIQGGETTLAIAALSILVTAPLGAWAIPTFAPKLLERGEVDPTKVAIARRIVILAAVDTSPLASQVLIKTAELARRSDVEVIVLHIICTNDPQGVEHLQEKSQRLLADIRHKFIAITGSIPEEIIRVAQDYGVAEIVIGKRGHQPWDEVLVGSVSQAVLESSPIPVILVEDDRLANK
- a CDS encoding ferrochelatase encodes the protein MVATPEKVHATHEPLSGKDRVAVLLMGYGEVESYEDFANYNEQALNLLTAKFAPVPTWIYPPLAKLLALFDRHEWGHTHHDFISPHNAIFEQQRAGIEKNLQEKWGDKVQVFKAFNFCAPFLPNQVLAEVKNQGFEKLLIYPLLVVDSIFTSGIAIEQVNNALVELADGEEHWVKAQRYIPSFFNEPAYIDLMAHLVEEKIAELAGAYLPSQIGIVLMNHGCPHKAKGFTSGIAESEAMYDLVRDKLINRYPLISVGWLNHDTPLIDWTQPNAEQAANNLIQLGAKVVIFMPIGFATENHETLLDVHHIIHALEKQHPGTNYVQMACVNDHPEFMAMAAQWADAHIAELLSEETLAVNPQIAGHHHHHHHH
- a CDS encoding nSTAND1 domain-containing NTPase, which encodes MNTFEITIQRKSGDSWPIVVEHSQPGVLLPLRSEGNLCLTAEDFQHLTSLLGQVRDYGTLLGKALLRDEVRDGFVRALSHNEETVRVLLFIEAPDKQLRTLRWERLCAPIDGDWQILAINQRVPFSFYIPAITDRLFPPIGRRDLRALVLVASPSDSQKYKLDTFDVEATVKSVRAALGNIPTDVLATVDDAIGLPTLDELCAQLTDRTKQYTMLHFVSHGRVLDDGETLLYWSKADNTVEVVTATRLLERVRPLRGARGLPHFTFLCTCESASPEAEAGLGGLGQRLVRDLGMPAVVAMTEKVTIKTAQALTEKFYYQLRESGEVDSALHEATASLAERGDIAVPALFSRLGGRPLFSDQLDRELTNAEIQYGLERLVKLLPERSPIQEKRFTELAQQLGNTLGADVTALSKPALKERQQALEEINNFCEEILDLNFHALALDQQPPTYDSRCPFRGLYPFRVENREFFFGREQLIVQMQEKLTEHNFLAVLGASGSGKSSVVLAGLIPTLQQMQPELVTAYMTPSSNPIEQLQTTLSPLQGQSSILIIDQFEELFTLCAHEAQRLTFIEKLLSLIPYQKVVITMRADFWGECATYRNLKDLMEARQKLIGPMDAVELRKSMEMQAAQVGLRFEPGLSNSILDDVQGEPGAMPLLQHALLELWKRRHGRWLRSIEYEAIGGVNKAIAQTADDVYNTLSPSEQEQVKNIFIRLTRLDESALQGEKTPGYKTASLAR
- a CDS encoding WD40 repeat domain-containing protein, which gives rise to MKAPSRARKRRDTRRRVWLDELVPANGDLASTKQLVQRLAGEGARLVVTSTDGSTNRQEVEVAHEALIRYWPRLLKWLDENRINLQLRETIRQAALDWEKQRKDENYLVHRGARLEDAQVLAKNTSFLNQSESYYVTACKELRDRHKNEKEARRRREIRTAWGVAGGAVVAFIVSLGFWIEALYEKEKAQKSQVEALKSQAEALSRYSLSLLDDNQDLDALVKAIKAANILKQENASQPFVMEALQKVVYGVRELNILTGHQEKVKSVIFSPNAQTLASASDDNTVKLWNVKDGKKLYTFQGHEKAVTSVVFSPDGQTLASASDDNTVKLWNVKDGKELHTFQGHKKAVTSVAFSPDGQTLASASDDNTVKLWNAKNGKKLHTLIGHEKAVTSVVFSPDGQTLASASDDNTARLWDVQDGKEMHTFKGNQRKFNIAVFSPDSKTLAFADDTTVKVWDVKNGNELHTLIGHEKAVTSVVFSPDGQTLATASDDNTARLWNVKDGKQRETFTKHQDNVKSVIFSPDGKTLVSTSDDKTVKLWDLNGKELLTFKGGEFGFNSVVFSHNSQTLATASDDKTVKLWDLKGKELLTFKAHEKKLISVVFSPDGETLATASDDNTAKLWDLKGNERQTFTGHNGRVTSIVFSPDGKTLATASNDKTAKLWDLNGNKRQTFTGHNGRVTSIVFSPDGQTLATASDDKTAKLWDLKGNERQTFTGHNGRVTSIVFSPDGQTLATASDDKTAKLWDLNGNELQTFTAHKKKLTSAVFSPDGKTLATASDDTTAKLWALNGNELYTFEGHHNVVIDVVFSPDGKTLATASYDRTIKLWDVKDRKEGQTLTGHKSSLASVVFSPDSKTLASASYNNTIILWDLDQLALDPLLNSACNWARNYLAYNHDISKDDKYLCDRIGTTQ
- a CDS encoding NADPH-dependent FMN reductase is translated as MVRIIGIGGSLRSNSYTQLALELAVQRVEALGAEVEILDLRQLQLPFCTGAKEYPEYPDVLRLHNTVSQADGLILATPEYHGSVSGVLKNALDLMSFDQLSDKVTGLISVLGGQSNSNALNDLRLITRWVHCWTIPEQIAIGQAWGAFSPEGKLLDEKLSQRFDQFAQSLVDNTRKLRGVN
- the ftsH gene encoding ATP-dependent zinc metalloprotease FtsH, whose protein sequence is MTNLGKKPLIKRQSSKRGAWVSALAKPVVGIAASLIMLPGIFVSTPVMAQKAETTSLNYGDLIKKAKAGEIQKVELDETEQLARVYLKGQKDDAPPQQVRLLAQNTELINILKEKNVDFGEVSSANSRAAVGLLINLMWILPLVALMLLFLRRSTNASSQAMNFGKSKARFQMEAKTGVKFEDVAGVEEAKEDLEEVVTFLKQPERFTAVGARIPKGVLLIGPPGTGKTLLAKAIAGEAGVPFFSISGSEFVEMFVGVGASRVRDMFEQAKKNAPCLIFIDEIDAVGRHRGAGLGGGNDEREQTLNQLLTEMDGFEGNTGIIIIAATNRPDVLDAALLRPGRFDRQVMVDAPDLKGRLEILKVHARNKKIDPSVSLEAIARRTPGFTGADLANLLNEAAILTARRRKEAVTILEIDAAVDRVVAGMEGTALVDSKSKRLIAYHEVGHALVGTLLKDHDPVQKVTLIPRGQALGLTWFTPNEEQGLVSRSQLKSRITATLGGRAAEEIVFGKPEVTTGASNDLQQVTGMARQMVTRFGMSELGPLSLENQSAEVFLGRDWMNKSDYSEEIAAKIDSQVREIVNNSYIKAKELLQENRVVLERLVDLLVEQETIEGDSFRNIVADNAQVGGEQLAVPH